In Limnobaculum parvum, one DNA window encodes the following:
- a CDS encoding ORF6N domain-containing protein, whose amino-acid sequence MNNQLSVSSLPSITHNSQPVITTELLAQLYGADIVRIRQNHQRNTSRFVCGKHYFKVTGKDLDDLRVSLSYPQISPKTRTLILWTERGACRHAKMLETDQAWDVFEKLEDSYFQKRQEPTLSTRFLVSIENGRQTVMAVPEDACVMSVKGMAAKVATGEMYVTSEELYSFITAAVDQLYRRNEYLMNKSA is encoded by the coding sequence ATGAATAATCAATTATCAGTTTCAAGCCTTCCCTCTATTACCCACAATAGTCAGCCTGTAATTACTACCGAATTATTAGCTCAATTATATGGAGCTGATATAGTTCGTATTCGTCAGAATCACCAGCGAAATACTTCCCGCTTTGTATGTGGTAAACATTATTTTAAAGTCACAGGTAAAGATCTTGATGATTTGCGAGTATCTTTAAGCTACCCGCAAATCTCGCCTAAAACTCGAACACTTATCCTTTGGACAGAACGTGGAGCCTGCCGGCATGCAAAGATGCTGGAAACCGATCAGGCATGGGACGTATTTGAGAAGCTGGAAGATAGCTATTTCCAGAAGAGACAAGAACCAACCCTATCAACCCGCTTTCTCGTTTCTATTGAGAATGGACGCCAAACAGTTATGGCTGTTCCTGAAGATGCCTGCGTTATGTCAGTAAAAGGAATGGCTGCTAAGGTGGCCACTGGTGAAATGTATGTGACGAGTGAGGAATTGTATTCATTTATCACTGCTGCTGTAGATCAGCTTTACCGGCGCAATGAATATCTAATGAATAAATCAGCATAG
- a CDS encoding acyltransferase family protein, whose amino-acid sequence MVSHKKNSFDIARHVAALMVIFSHHFALSGLPEPSFLGFETYGGLAVLIFFSISGFLISKSAMRSDDFISFTAKRIRRIFPALIGCAIVINIFLGSIYFPDASFIHYLSRAVKTISLNGFNVFITSKDFTHTDLLNGSLWTLPLEVACYMIVGCVIIFSKKPQYFVAVLLIILFGAIYTLSFNVNIQVLSIPVNLFFTRALAFFIGSVMAMYYEKWNKISIKLFLISFLAFYMYGVKESPVNYIISAYALFSVLTIIICTSFHEKIISGRFDYSYGIYIYAFPMQQLIIHKTNFSFYEGMAITTVIVVIIAAISWHLIEKRFLARSKK is encoded by the coding sequence ATGGTATCGCACAAAAAAAACTCATTTGATATAGCCAGGCACGTAGCTGCCCTGATGGTTATCTTCTCTCATCATTTTGCTTTATCAGGGTTGCCTGAACCTAGTTTCCTTGGATTTGAGACATATGGTGGACTTGCTGTATTAATTTTCTTTTCAATATCTGGTTTTTTAATTTCTAAATCAGCAATGAGAAGTGATGACTTCATATCATTCACTGCAAAGAGAATAAGGAGAATTTTTCCTGCACTGATAGGTTGTGCTATTGTTATCAATATATTTTTAGGGAGCATATATTTTCCTGATGCTAGCTTTATTCATTACCTAAGCAGAGCAGTAAAAACTATTTCATTAAATGGTTTTAATGTATTCATCACATCTAAGGATTTCACCCATACAGACTTATTGAATGGTAGTTTATGGACATTACCATTAGAAGTGGCTTGTTATATGATTGTAGGTTGTGTGATCATTTTTAGTAAAAAGCCACAATATTTTGTTGCAGTGTTATTAATAATATTATTTGGCGCTATATACACCTTATCTTTTAATGTTAATATTCAGGTCTTATCCATCCCTGTTAATCTATTCTTCACTAGAGCGTTAGCTTTCTTTATCGGTAGTGTGATGGCTATGTATTACGAAAAATGGAATAAAATTAGCATCAAATTATTTTTAATATCATTTTTAGCTTTTTATATGTATGGTGTTAAAGAAAGTCCTGTTAATTATATAATCTCTGCCTATGCGCTTTTTAGCGTGCTTACAATTATTATTTGCACTTCATTTCATGAAAAAATAATATCTGGAAGATTCGATTATTCCTATGGAATATATATATATGCATTCCCAATGCAGCAATTAATCATTCATAAAACAAATTTCTCATTTTACGAAGGGATGGCAATAACAACGGTGATTGTTGTCATTATAGCAGCCATTTCATGGCATCTTATCGAGAAAAGATTTTTAGCAAGAAGTAAAAAATAA